TTCTATAATGCAACAAACATTGCTTGATCTATAGTTTGGAGTCACGATAATCCTCTTTCATCAAGCTAcattcaaagcaaaaccaacGGAAAAGGACGAAGGTGTTTTATGCTACTATTGCAATCCTTACAGCAGTCCCAGTCACTTCACCCACCGTCAGCAGAGGCAGTTGCAATACGTTGGCCAGCATAATCAAAGCAGACATCCAGTATTTCATCACTGTGACCTGTTAACGTTGCTATATGTGTCCCAGTCATAGCATTCCACAGCTGCATAGATAAATAAGGGtgatatttttgcttattttgacCAATTTACTTGATAAATATCTAGTTGATCCATAAAGCAACTTGTATAAACCCTTTCTGATGTCTGACAACGCATTAACACAAAACCTGGATATAAATCAATAGAGTCATTGTTTAGTCAGTTTAATGAagttctgtatatttttttatttcagtgtattGATTAAACGAGCCTTAAAACTTATATTGTTATTTAACTAGACTTCACTGAAATGAATAAGCTTATAGCTTCTGCATTTAGTTGTAAATTCTTTAACTAATTACATGTACTAGTTTAAAATAATGCTCTTTCATTTACaaaagatatatatttatatatcaagTAGCTGTATTCAGTACCTAGTCAACTTTCCTACCATGCATGTTTTGTCCATTGATCCAGTGACAATGAGAGAACAGTCCCAGTTGAACTGTGCACTGCTAATCTCTCCTCGGTGATCTATTAAGGTATGTAACATCCTACAAAAAAGAGAATTTACATTTTTAGTGTGCATTTTGATATACGCATATAAATTATAAGTAAGTTTGTAAAATGGTATAGTTAAGGTGTCAAGTCTTCACCATTTTATCCATTAAAGCAATTAAATGGAGTGGTACAGCTCATTTATGATTCTAGTACTACATCAATTCCATTTTTTATCTTTGAGACAGAAAGGCAGTAAGGAATAAAATGGAAACgccctcccttctcttccaaaaACATTTTAGTGAATGTATTTCCACTGAAATGTGATAACTTCCCAGTGCCAGAGACAGATTTCTTGTATTCTTCTACATACAAAGCACAAAGCGCAAGTTTTTCCACATTTCTCTCCCATTATCCTACTTCAACGAACTGTAAACAGTGCATCTTTAAAGCTCCATATAATCTAAACCATTTATAAAATCCACTGAAGATCAGATGGAACTTAATCAGGTACTAAATGTGAGCAtgttcccaagtaacaggcagaTGACGGCCTAAATGAAATATGATTTCTAATCCTCATTAATCCTAAACTTCTTGCTGCACGAGACTGGCAATACTAGTTCCACTAAATTCTTCAGCTTTAGCTGAATAGAGAGGGTACAATTAGCCATTATTGCTTCCTATGAGTTAATGGCCTATAAGGCAATGAACCCTGAAAATGATTAATCGCCATATATATATTAAAGGATTATTAAATTAGGTTATTATCACAATGCTAATATGACTGTATCATTAGTAGAAAACTGCTTGAACTAATGGATAAACTAATGACTAGAAAAACAACTAAATGAGTTTAAGTGACTGAAGTGTTTTTATTCATCGCATAAGATATGTAAGGGTAGCTAAATTAATATATATGCTAAATGAACAGCAAAGCAAATCTCCTAGGCAATTgaattttctatttgtttatgATAACAAAAACTTGATTAAACTTGTGTCATTTTATAGAATTCTACTATTACTTGCCTTTTACTTTCTAACAATATGAGGCATGCACCATTGTAATTGTGCAGACCTTTTTAcagtaaaaccaaaaatcaacaagcagaaaacaacagTAGGAAACTTAATTTTGTGAACATATTATTTGGCCATAGAAACTGCTGTTACTGTAATACCTAATACCCAAAATAACTAATAATGGAAAAAGTTTTAATTTACAATCTAAAGACTTGAATTTCCAAATTTCACAAAGACAGTCCAGGCTTCAAGCTTCAACATAAATATCTGGTCAATAAGCAGAATAAATAGCAAAGTATGGGACATCTCACAGAAACCACTATCTATCAGACAAACAAttagaaagaacacagaaaacagacttgtgaaatgccatgaaaaaaatccatttaaattatttaaaaaaataataatagaaaaaaatcagcttcagtcATAATAATACTTCTTTAGCTTTCAGTTTCCAGTGAAACTTAATATATGGATGCTCTAATATTTGCACTAGAATTACAAATAAGAAACCGTCTCTCTCTCAGCATCTTGGTGTCCACAACTCCTGACCCCAGTTACAGGCTGTTGATTTGTCACATGAAACTGAAGACACCTTCAGCTGAACTGTAGCTGACCGTACCTGCCATGGAGAAATTATTGATGAAATACAGACCTATATTCCAAAAGCATGtcctgtgttgtgtgtgtgtgtccccctcccgtttttttgttgtgtggttgttttgggttttttataaatTTAACATTTTATGAAGAAAGCCTTCTTGAACATTCTTGAGATTTCTTGTCCCTGCATCAACTTCCCTCAGGACAATTCTGGATACCTACCCAGAATAAAACTGAGGAACACAGTCACCCATCGGTCAGccagcaaaattaaaagaaacttcaAGTTGTAACTCAGATTTGGAAAGCAGTGTTTCTCATGTATTTCATATGGTGAAAGATGGGCATGCACAACCTCACCTACAAGATTTTTGCAAATCTACCTGAACCTGTATACAGCAAAGTATGATTTGCTCACAGTATTTCTGACTGCAACTTTTCATTATTACTAAATATATACATCCCCAACTGCCATCTAAAAGGCTGAATGCTGGCTCTGGCACAATTCTGTTGCCCACTAGCCAATCACTAGAGCTGCCAGTGTTTAAACAAGAATTTTCTCCTTCATATTCCACTTCCTGGTACTGACCCTGACATGAAGTCCACATtcatttcttagaaaaaaagaatgcaacatGAAAATCCCAAGACTGAATTTGCTGCAGGCTCAGACAAGAAGCTGGAAGAAGAaactgttttcaaacaaaaaatatttgcaagaacaCCAGGCTGAATGAAGTTGAATCCAAAGGTCTAGTTTGCTGAGTGAGTGCCTCCTAAGTATTTCCATGCCAAACATTAAAATTCTGGTGTTGAATAAGCTCAAAGCTTACAGGATCAAGTCGTAAATGATGTACTATGTActatgtatactttttttttttttaaatcacgaTTACTCTCATTTTGAAGTGATACGCATTGTTTATTACCCCAAGATATCACTATACACACACTTCCTTTTATATAGACATTTCAGAGATATTCCCCTTGctgtcacaaaaagaaaaaagacatgaCCTCTGAGAATGTAACAAAATGGTTTTCTTCATAAATTACTTTGTCAGTCACCAGGGCAATCATTTTATTATTCCACTTATACTGAGTTTCCAGTTGAAAAAACAAGTGAATTTGTCAGGATAATACAACAAGTTCATATTTAGCTACTAAATTATTATTTGTTGGCATCATAATCAAGACATTCTGTTCTCTGTAGTCAGAGGGGCCAAATTTTCTCCACTATAAATTTATACTGACTTAAAGGattgtggaaaggaaaacagaccCTCTATAGTTTTTAAAGACAATGTGACCAGGCTACTTTTCTATGACATAAAATATACTTTCTTTCTACTTAAACAGCCTGTTCCATCTAGAAATTATAGACACCTTCCAAACCATGAGTTTCCATGttggtaaaatattttcctgtttgaagATTTCATCAGCAACAAACACAAGATCTGTCCATTCTGTCTGCCTCCTCAGTGCTCATAAGATggaaatttagggaaaaaaaacatacaaaagcaCTTCATGAGCAGCATTCcttttcagaagaacaaagagaACAGGAGTAACAAATGATAAGATGAAGGAACGTATACTCTAAATGAAGCAAAAACACAAGGTCTGTAATTTGTAGCTCAACATTGTCTCTTTCATTTGTCATGAAAACATGCAATGTAAAATTATATTCATTAGTACTTTAGTACCTGCCAGTGCCAACATCCCACACTGCTACTGTATGGTCAAAGGAGCCAGTGATAATCCTGTCTCCGGTGGTGTTGAAAGACAATGCAATAATTTCTGCTGAGTGCCCctgagagaattttaaaaaaggagtaTGAGAACGCAAATTATAACTTTTCCATTAATGTAGTTTAATATGTAGCTTTTTTCCCAGCAGTACAATCCTTCTATAACCCTTCAATATATCATTTACTGTCTTGTCCAATATATCACAGCTTTTGCAGAAAGATATACTGGACTGTGGAATAGTCAATATCCCAATAACTGAAAGAAATCAGGCACATCACTTAAGCAATGAACAATTGTTCAGTGATGTCATCAGTGTATATTTCCCATATTTGATTTAAACAGAATCATATTTGTTCATCAATACATACTGAAACCAGATGATTCATTTTACAGTAAACTACAGTACAGCTTGTCATTGGTGTTGGTGGAGAGGGTTGGAAAAATTAATGTGCACATACTTATAAGCTAAAAGTTCACACATTCCACTGCTCTTTGCTCTGTTCGGGGCTCTAAGGAAGATAAAGTCAAGGAGGATAAAATGCCTTCCTTACTCTATAGGCCACATACACCAAAGGAAGCTTATGCACTACCTGTTATTTAGGATTTATGCACGAGAAATGCATTGAAACAGCACAGGCCAGTCTGAACCTGTATAATCCCAGTAAGCCACGTAGAGCAGAGAGACAGCACAATCTAGAGGTAAGTGGATGTATGTTGTCTGCTGATGCTTACAAGAAGAAGATCCATACAGATGTAGTGTTTGACATTAATGTTCTCAGAGTTCTTTTATGTTAATGCAGAAGTGGTCATAATTTACAGTATAGCAACCTGTTTTAATGAGCGATGGAAGGCATTCTGATCTATAGCAGTAATGTCATTGAAATGAGAAATTCTGCCTTTTGATAAATAGGACTTCTTATAAAATACCATAGCTCTATCATTCCCTTcaagttttcttaatctgttttaaCTGCAGTCACTGTGGGACCACCTGGTAAAAGAAACTCAGCAAGTTTTGAAATCATTGGAACGGTTATACTGTTATTTGTCTCAGAAAACTAAGAAAGCaaggaacatttttaaaaccGTAAGGAAGGCAAACATACACTTAGAGTGACTACTTCTTCGCCTTTCTCTATATCCCATAATTTGGCAGTGGTATCCATGCTTCCAGTTGCCACCAATGTGCTCTGAAGATTAAATGATAAACATACCTATAGCAAGAAACATTGGATGGAAAAAGTGGGAGAGTGTTTATATACATTTTCTCAAAAACAATGGGTcaggattaatatttttttttaaaaaaagacaaaattttatgCAGAGTTCTTCCAACAGCTCACTAGAAGAGCAACAAATCCTTATCACATAGCTCTGGATGACTACTCAAATCAATTGGACTGATTGGCTGCTTTGCAATGGTAATGCATTAAAAAGACTTACTGGAAGATTTCCTGCATTGTTTTCTGAGCCTGGATTAAAATTCGCTATTTAGGTGCTTCATTTTGTGTCACAGGGAGCAACTATTTAGTTCtgaaagttttaatgaaaagcaaGCCTGAAGCAGTCTGTTAATTTATTAACAGTGCATAGTTAACTGGCAGAGAACTATGTATTCAGTATCAGTATCTTTAATACAAAGATAAACTTACGCAATCTTAATAAACAGCTACAAATATCTAAACCACCTCCTCTAACTCCAAGAAGTTTTAATCACACACACTTGCACACTCACTCATCCTCTCTCAGGGGATGAGTGGGATACAAGCGCATCCCCATTTCCTAGCAGTATGTGTTCCCCTACTCACACACACCTGCCCTAGGAGACGTGAGCGCTTTAGCTTTAGTTGAACCCatgccacttcctacaacttgctGATCCACACACCAGAGAGAAGGCATCCAAATTCACATATGCACGTCTCATGGGGGTGGGGCGATGGACAATTTGGCCCTTTTTGTTGAACCCCGTACTGACAATTCACTAGTCAGATGAAGACTCCTCATGGTGTCTCCAAAAGGAAGGTTACACTCTCGGGTCTAGGCAGAGATTGTGATGCCCTTGGTGACTTCTGGAAGCACCAGAGCAGGTTGTGACAACTTCCAGACTAATATGTCCCCCACCCTGTTATAAATTATCTTgattctttcatctttttctacttctttccttttctttcttcaaaattctacttctttatttcaaaattctcttTGAGATTCTCCAGTTACTGTTCAATCTGCCTGACAGTCCTCCCTAACACAGTTTTGTGTACCCCCAAACACACTTTGTACACTCATACTCTTTACAGGTGTCATTATCTAGGCCATTTGCTGAGGGCATTGCCACAACatcatatttatttatgaaaaagcaagaacaaaagctCAACAACTTCcttaattaatttttcacattagAAAATCATGTAgtcattttcccattttctgtaattattcAATATGACTGTTCTCCTAATAAAGAATAGGAGGTGCCATGTAAAGAGGAAGACAGTAGCTAGGGTCACTGGTGCATTTTCATTATgtccacttctttctttttctctcttttttttttttttttatactgaataaTTATGAACATGCCCTTGCCAGCAAAGTATCATATGCAATAATGGCCTTTCAGAAACTAGTCTCATTCAGAGAAACACATCATCTTCTGCTGGCTATTATATTCTACTAATTACTTGCTAGCACAATTCATAACACTTTGGGTCTAATCTAATGCCTCCAGAAGTCAGAAGAAATTGACAGGCCTTTAAATATTTAGCCAACTGATTTGCGGCAGCAAAATCACTGCAGCCTGTCTCAATAAGCAAACGCATTCTCCAGTGTAAGAGGTAACTGTTTTGAATTATCCAGAGAATCAAAAACCCACTAAAACCAAGGTCACATTCCACCAAGGTAAACCACCATCCACCAAACACACCAGCTATAGGCCTCACAATCTACAAATTAAATTCCAAATGTTTCCAGAAATGCTTTATTGAATAATGATTGTATagctatttctgttaaaaaatatattctgcatTGACATTAAGAGTTTCAGTGGATTTGCCCTGATCTTTTAAATCGGAATGCTGTGTATCAAGATATTCACTAATGCTAATAGGGATCTCAGTGCACTGGAAAGGAAACTAACCATTTTTaagctaaaattattttcatttcatgtatCTTTGACATTTCAGCATCCCACATATTCCCAGCTAATACGCTTAGAATTTCAGAAATTCAGTCTTCTATGGCTCCAGTTGGCCCTGTATGTGAAGTACAGATCTACATGTGAAAGACAGCAATACAAGCAATGACGTTCTTGTGTATTTAGTTCTGCAAATACGAGACACAATGCAAGatacctagaaaaaaaattagatgcaTAAACAAATCAAGGAACAGATATATGCAGTAAATTGAAAATTCCGATTGTTATGgtgtttttcaaaaatgttttcacatttaGCAAACAAGTGAAATTggaacaaactaaaaataaaaatataatttcaaactGTATACAatgttttattctatttcttAAGAACTGTCAGAGTATTTTTTCTTGTAGTGCGGAAACATTCACAATATCTGAATGTGTGAACAGACGCAATAGAATAGCTGCCCCTTCCAGTCTCAGCTCACAGGGGCTTGGAACGCACAGCCGTCAGTGatggaataagaaaacaaaaaggaataagAAGTGTCCATCGGTACTCACTATTTCTGCACTATGTCCTCTGAAAGTATGataacattttcctgtttctgtacTCCACAGTTTGCAGGTTTTATCAAAAGATCCAGTGGCAATCTTGTCACTAAATGGAAAAAATcctgacatttttatttagaaaaaaacctctgaCCTCAAAGACAGTAAAACTCACAGAAACAATACCCAGCTGTtgaatttttcattcattttggtgCATTCTGCTGCACTATAAGATACTGAAGCAGGATTTCACAAACAGAAGTTACATTAGTAGAAAAAATTAGCAGACATAATTAGTTTTTCAAAGAGCTGCTGTGCCTATCTGTTAGCACAGAACTGTTCATAACTGATGACTAATCTACATTAGGGATGAAGTTATCTGCTGGACTTCCAGATGTATTTAAAAGTTATGTCATTTTGTCAGATAGCACCTGTTTATCAACAGTTACAAACTCCTTTTATAAGCAGTTTACCCAAATTTCAGAGGTGGAACTCCACTCCCACCAAAGTCAGTGGAAGTGTTGTGATCAACTGCAGTTAGAGCAAGACTGAAGTGAGGTACCCAGAAAATGTAGCAAAGGACACTGTATCGAAATCTAaagatgagcaggaaaaaaaaagttcttttatACTGAACTTTAAATAATGTAGCTCAGGGTTCTCACCAAGCTTTCGCTTGCTATATATCGCTTCTCCACTTTAATGTTACAGTCTAGTTATTGATCTTTGCACAGATATTTGTCATACATTACTTTCTTCACAGTACATAAAAATCTCATTAATTGGTTACTTTAAAATAGTTAAGAATAATAGCAGAATATAAGACATTGACGTAGCAGGTTCTAGGTTAGATAAAGTCTTTTCATCTAGAAGGAAATGATGATGCTCCAAATAATGTAAGAAAAAGTCTGTAACTATTATTTTCTGATGTTGATTGTGTATTGCTTAACTGATAAATCCAGCATCTGACAGTGAAAGAAGTAATGTGATTCAATATAAAAataggaattaatttttcctattttgcagGGAAGCAAAACAGTTTACTTATACATGACAGCTTCCTCAAGAAGCAAATGACAACGAAACTTCGGTAGCTAACATGTAATTCCCTTCACCTATCATGTGGCAATTCTAACCTAGGGCAAACAGttattgcagaaaacaaaagatgcaTAGATTCATATTTGACATTCATACAGCGGCACCCTGTGGATTTTATAAAAATTACTCAACAGCTATGACACTTCTAAATTCTGTCCTAAATAATAATGAATGTGCCACACCAAATGGAGAAACCCACTTTTATTATGACAGAAACGTTCTTTCTCCTTAACTGCAGCAACACAAGATGTAGTAAGTACTTATATTTCACATCATATACAAATTATAGCAGAAAACACGCTTGAGTGTATCTCtcataaaaataatatacagtGCTGTTCCATGGTGATTAGTTATACTTGAACTTTACAAATTCAGAATTTTAACCCTTTCAATTTGAGATAATATATTTGATGTTAAAGTCTGAGTAACAGTTCTGTATTTGCAAAATACATGATTAGCAATTATGATGTATCCcagagaaaatatatttaccCATAGGGATTATTGAAAGCTATTGCATAGACAACGTTTCCGTGTCCCTCCAGCGTACGTAGCTCTTCTCCTGATGCAGTATCCCATACTTTGCAGGTTCTGTCATAGCTTCCAGTGATAAAgctaaaggaaagagaaattaatttctgaatacaGTAAATATCTTACTGGTCCTGGTGCATAGTCAAATGAGTTATTTCCACAGATTTCAGTTAGCACTGTCTCAGACCCtaaatatcttctttctttcaaaaaaacagaTTAATGACCATagagattcctttttttttttttaaactgttactcataaaaaaaattgtttctaatCTTTAATGTATTTCAACTAGAAAGCAAGCTGTTGCTTTCAAGACATGAAGAAAAAATGATTTGGCATGTGCCCACAGTTGAATCAATTTACATGAAATTCCACTACAGTGAAAGTCCCAAATGAATTTATGTCAAAGATGCTTAGAAGTAGCACAGCTGAATTCTTTGAATTCTTTTTGCAGCAAGATAAGAGCACTGAAATTCCCTTACAATTtaatttacaaatacaaaacttCAATTAGTGACTATGTACTTTGACTTTGAAAACAACTTACCGGGAACCCGATTTGTTAAATGCTACATTAGTCAGTGGCAATATATGTGCTCTAAGTACCTGAAACAGAagcaagggaaggaagaagaaaacaacatttgatgaaaattaaaaaaaaaaaaaagaaccaataacaattgcttaaaatattcactaggttaatattttcttctcctcctgtcaGAGTAGCAGTTACAGCTGCAATACATTAATCTCTAACTAAAAACATCTCCCATGCCTCAACAGGTTATCACTGTAAGGTATTATATAGTATTGAtttgaaatttatattttacttgAATGAACTGTCTTTTCCcccatgtttgctttttctccaccTTCTCTGAGACCAGCAAAGTAACCCTAGACCagagatgaaaaacaaatgagTGAGGAGATCACGTCTGGTGAGATCACTGATGAAAGAAATCCCAACTAATACTAAGCCTTATATAGTGAATGAAGAGATCCAGCTGAATTGAGTATTTTGAGTCTTTTAGGTTATGGGATGCTTTCAGCTAGtatatgattttgttttcaaaaacatgAAGAACAGAAACAAGATACATCTACGTCCTGTGAGGTCATAACAAAAAAGGCATGCAGAACCATAAAAAAGATAGTTATCAAGACAAAATTCAAAGAGGGAATTTCAAATTTGATGTCTGCCTGTATTGTGTAGGTTATGGAGGTGACTCTTTCTAACGTTGCTTCTAAGGCCCTTTAAAATCAGACAGTATATATGTTTAATGTAAATTATCTCACAGCCATAATAATAGTAAGGTTTATTAAACATAGGTGAAAATGGTTTCAGATACTGCCAATGAAATTAAGTGTGCTGTGATACTTTGAAAATgacaaaagaacaaataataatCTGGTTTGTGTTTGAATAAGGTGGCTACTGTATATCAGGGTTTGCATTTGAAACAACTTTCACCTATTACAAGCTGGCTTCTGCTTGAGTCTAAAGCATAATAAAATCATATCCTGGAAAATCACAGCAACTGCTGACAGTGAAGTAAAGGGATGTTAAAAATACAGCAGTGGTCCACTAGGTCTTCTTCACAGTGTAAGAATGAAGAAGAAATGATTTATGAGCAACGCGATTTAATCACTGACATATTACCAGAGCTTCAACTTTTTGTTCTTAACTCTAGCTTTCTCAGCTGTCTGTCTCCAAAAGAAAAACGAAAGGAGCTCAGAGATCATCTACTCAGAAGAGCAGGGACtgataaaatggaaataacaatGGTCAAGTGAAggactgagagagagagaaaaaaaacatatttaatgttAGAGAAACAGCAATTTCTGTTCTCTCCAGAAAGTAAGACAAGTTGTACTTTCAGTTACAGCAGTGggaatgacaaaaatattttgctttttttttttttttaaacagccacaGAATACAAATATCTACACATGAGAATGGATAATCATGGAAGTTTATGGAAATTTGACCCATGACATTTTTAGGGCTCCATGCAGGCAGCTCTGAACAACAAACATGTTTAACCATTatgaaaaaagggaggaaaatgagaTGGGTTTATGTGCAATTTCAGATCATGGGACTAATTCTGTTCTTCCAATGCCCAGTGCTGCAGTTGCTTCATCCACAGAACTCTAAGCCAGCAAGAATTGCTTGTGCAAATGATACAAGAATCAAACCCTaaggcaaaatttaaaaaatgtacctCAGTTCTGCAAAATCTGCTACAGCAGTCCCTTAGATAAAAATCTGCAAATCACCACAGTATACCATTTCTATGCATTAGTTTAAAACCTGAGAAATTGTTACAAAAGCTTGTTTCTCTGTAGGGTACCTAACACAGCACTGTCACCCCAATTACTGGAAATAACAAAAAGATGGGTTTATACACTCATTTAAGATTATGCTCcagtgcaacaggaaaaaatattcctttccaaACAAtgcaaacacatttaaaaaaaaaaaaattctcgcTTCCACCCACCTCTTATATTTTATTAGCATCTCAGTAGCTTTAAATGGAACTGAAACATAAAACA
The sequence above is drawn from the Chroicocephalus ridibundus chromosome 6, bChrRid1.1, whole genome shotgun sequence genome and encodes:
- the DAW1 gene encoding dynein assembly factor with WD repeat domains 1; this encodes MRGGAVGALLWERDEARRRRRRMKLRRLLLRYYPPGIILEYVQGGEPKTRSIDLLDLRPDTDAIALVEEIGKGEPLITASCKEHIIHLVRRLQEKLEEKEDHKFYLFKVLRAHILPLTNVAFNKSGSRFITGSYDRTCKVWDTASGEELRTLEGHGNVVYAIAFNNPYGDKIATGSFDKTCKLWSTETGKCYHTFRGHSAEIVCLSFNLQSTLVATGSMDTTAKLWDIEKGEEVVTLSGHSAEIIALSFNTTGDRIITGSFDHTVAVWDVGTGRMLHTLIDHRGEISSAQFNWDCSLIVTGSMDKTCMLWNAMTGTHIATLTGHSDEILDVCFDYAGQRIATASADGSARVYNAETKECIAKLEGHGGEISKVCFNPKGNRILTASSDKTARLWDAATGHCLQILEGHTDEIFSCAFNYKGDTIITGSKDNTCRIWH